A single window of Mugil cephalus isolate CIBA_MC_2020 chromosome 1, CIBA_Mcephalus_1.1, whole genome shotgun sequence DNA harbors:
- the neurl4 gene encoding neuralized-like protein 4, with protein sequence MLFIDYRNLPDVVTVVLSQSPTVVNTGRPLKMAAELHPRSGKLIGLSNSNRTARRNQPVQEFNHGLVLSKEPLRDRDVFTVRIDKKVNSWSGSIEIGVTALDPAALDFPSSATGLKGGSWIVSGCSVLRDGRSVLEEYGRDLDQLAEGDRVGIQRSSRGELHLWVNGQDCGAAASGLPPKLWAVVDLYGKCTQVTVVSCEPPPPSAERERERETVERDEEEDEEEEDEEEEVVVCGSREDAGIVALMNVAAMNGMMNGNEVPELSCSHSRPDKFPNNLEPDTVLTEHQLFDVFNNAIVSFYRSEDEGGGEDGGGGGGTGGGGGGGGNTGSDSSSRNDRGSSSGGGSTTSDSGTGTTGGGSGGEGGNANNSPAGNGGLGSGPLTTGMTTNDALLFHEKCGTLIKLSNNNKTAERRRPLDEFNNGVVMTNRPLRHNEMFEIRIDKLVDKWSGSIEIGVTTHNPNNLDYPATMTNLRSGTIMMSGCGILTNGKGTRREYCEFSLDELQEGDHIGLMRKASGALHFYINGIDQGVAAAQTPGVVYGVVDLYGMAVKVTIVHNHNHSDRLRRNNAIMRALSPDVGRPRPSLSLTPDAEGPDRLLFHPNCGQKAAIISDGRTALRPHATDDFNHGVVLSSRPLRSNEVFQVRIDKMVDKWAGSIEIGVTTHNPAYLQLPSTMTNLRSGTWMMTGNGVMHNGTTILDEYGHNLDRLKAGDTVGVVRKEDGSLHFFVNGVAQGPAAWNVPPSVYAVVDLYGQAAQATIMDDMVDLPPLPEDSSDGPTAMSPGSPCSVGGATTTNDLRFHHLHGTNAVITNGGRTALRQNCRSEFNDAIVISNRCLRDGELFEIVIQKMVDRWSGSIEAGVTAIRPEELEFPNTMTDIDYDTWMLSGTAIMQDGNTMRNNYGCDLDSLTTGSRIGMMRSATGDLHYYINGVDQGVACSGLPPEVFAVVDLYGQCVQVSITSSSGPLDNSLCTSNITEKSFPIHSPVAGVAHRLHNKHGKNVVLLGDGCQAVRVGGYAHGIVFSAKELKADELFEVRIDEVDEQWCGSLHVGLTTLAPPELPSCPLSGLSPSLPQLRAKVTWLLCGSEVRRNGVLQRQNYGCSLDRLTVGNRVGVKRCNDDTMHIFIDGEDMGPAATAVAKNVYAVLDLYGRITAVSIVSSSLMEDMESVKAPSLSSDSCSEGEEDSTPVREVESEPCALVPTVMAFLENHGKNIQLSNQNLTAARVSSYNQGLLVTAQPLARQQLFQFQIDRLNPSWTSSLSLGVIGHSPDRLNFPSTACCLKRSAWLLQRDSVFHNSLKICENYGPNLDTCPEGTVLGLLVDANSCLHLYVNGMDQGVAAQDIPSPCYPFIDLYGQCEQVTIVTNNVPADGGESGESRCQADMEKADMVDGIKESVCWTPPPEVNPNKTCEYQALCSRFKDLLTLPDGYFNEDAKYNLCYCESCHKLRGDEAYYKRGEPPRDYALPFGWCRFALRIKPHCEVSNALKKWHIAYHGTSVGALRRTLDHSQLLPGSSSIFSVSPVKDEGPNDYSEPEENSAPGREVPRVRLSPTMRYSGLEIFAPKVQFRDPRSHRCHQAQVGFQVCVRPGSYKVGPQTLGQSESLDPRFSNSEIEWITKEQAGTLLYGLLIRVE encoded by the exons ATGCTCTTTATCGATTACAGAAATCTACCGGATGTCGTAACTGTAGTACTGTCGCAAAGCCCGACTGTCGTGAATACTGGCCGCCCACTGAAGATGGCGGCGGAGCTGCATCCGCGGAGCGGAAAGCTGATCGGCCTGTCCAACTCGAACCGAACCGCCCGGCGCAACCAGCCAGTCCAGGAGTTCAACCATGGCCTGGTGCTCAGCAAGGAGCCGTTGAGGGACCGGGATGTCTTCACCGTCCGCATTGACAAGAAG GTGAACTCGTGGAGCGGCTCCATCGAAATCGGCGTGACGGCGTTGGACCCGGCCGCGCTGGACTTCCCCAGCAGCGCCACGGGCCTCAAGGGCGGCTCCTGGATCGTGTCGGGCTGCTCGGTGCTGCGCGACGGCCGCTCCGTCCTGGAGGAGTACGGCCGCGACCTCGACCAGCTGGCCGAGGGCGACCGCGTGGGCATCCAGCGCAGCTCCCGCGGCGAGCTCCACCTCTGGGTCAACGGGCAGGACTGCGGCGCGGCCGCCAGCGGCCTGCCGCCCAAGCTCTGGGCGGTGGTGGACCTGTACGGCAAGTGCACTCAGGTGACGGTGGTGAGCTGCGAGCCGCCGCCGCCCTCCGccgagagggagagggagagggagacggTGGAgcgggacgaggaggaggacgaggaggaggaggatgaggaggaggaggtggtcgTGTGCGGGAGTCGGGAGGACGCGGGGATCGTGGCGCTCATGAACGTGGCGGCGATGAATGGGATGATGAATGGAAACGAAG TGCCTGAGCTcagctgcagccacagcagACCAGACAAGTTCCCCAATAACCTGGAGCCCGACACCG TCCTCACGGAGCACCAGCTCTTCGACGTGTTCAACAACGCAATAGTTTCCTTCTACCGCTCCGAAGACGAGGGCGGAGGGGAGGACGGCGGGGGCGGAGGGGGCACgggaggcggcggcggagggggAGGAAACACGGGAAGCGACTCCTCTTCCAGAAAcgacagaggcagcagcagcggaggagGCTCAACGACCAGCGACAGCGGGACGGGAACGACGGGGGGAGGCAGCGGAGGGGAGGGCGGGAACGCCAACAACAGCCCCGCCGGCAATGGGGGGCTGGGCTCCGGGCCGCTGACCACTGGGATGACCACCAACGACGCGCTGCTGTTCCACGAGAAGTGCGGCACGCTGATCAagctgagcaacaacaacaagacggCGGAGCGGAGGAGACCGCTGGACGAGTTCAACAACGGCGTGGTGATGACCAACCGGCCGCTCCGACACAACGAGATGTTCGAG ATCCGCATCGATAAGCTGGTGGACAAGTGGTCGGGCTCGATAGAGATCGGTGTGACCACGCACAACCCCAACAACCTGGACTATCCCGCAACTATGACCAATCTGCGCTCAG GTACAATCATGATGAGTGGCTGTGGGATATTAACCAACGGGAAGGGAACCCGCAGGGAATACTGTGAATTCAGCCTCGATGAGCTTCAG GAGGGCGATCACATAGGCTTAATGCGCAAAGCCAGCGGAGCGCTCCACTTTTACATCAATGGCATCGATCAAG GCGTAGCCGCGGCCCAGACCCCCGGCGTGGTCTACGGGGTGGTCGACCTCTACGGCATGGCTGTCAAAGTGACCATAgtccacaaccacaaccacagcgACCGCCTCAGACGCAACAACGCCATCATGAGGGCCCTGTCGCCCGATGTCGGCCGGCCCCGGCCGTCCCTCTCCCTCACCCCCGACGCCGAGGGGCCCGACCGCCTGCTCTTTCATCCCAACTGCGGTCAGAAGGCCGCCATCATAAGCGATGGCAGGACGGCGCTGCGGCCGCA tgcgaCTGATGACTTCAACCACGGCGTGGTCCTGAGCAGCCGGCCGCTCCGCTCCAACGAGGTGTTCCAGGTCCGCATCGACAAGATGGTGGACAAGTGGGCGGGCTCCATCGAGATCGGCGTCACGACTCACAACCCGGCCTACCTGCAGCTGCCCTCCACCATGACGAACCTGCGCTCAG GGACGTGGATGATGACGGGGAACGGCGTGATGCACAACGGGACGACGATACTGGACGAATATGGACACAACCTGGACCGGCTCAAA GCGGGGGACACGGTCGGCGTCGTGCGGAAAGAAGACGGCAGCCTCCATTTCTTCGTGAACGGCGTGGCTCAGGGTCCAGCGGCCTGGAATGTCCCTCCCAGTGTCTACGCTGTGGTTGACCTCTACGGTCAGGCCGCTCAGGCCACCATCATGGACGACATGG TGGACCTCCCCCCTCTTCCAGAGGACAGCTCAGACGGCCCCACGGCCATGTCTCCCGGGAGCCCCTGCTCGGTGGGGGGGGCCACCACGACCAACGACCTGCGTTTCCACCACCTGCACGGCACCAACGCCGTCATCACCAACGGGGGGCGCACCGCCCTGCGTCAGAACTGCCGCAGCGAGTTCAATGACGCTATTGTCATTTCCAACAG GTGCCTTCGGGACGGAGAGCTGTTTGAAATCGTTATTCAGAAGATGGTGGACCGCTGGTCAGGTTCAATAGAAGCAG GAGTGACGGCCATCAGACCAGAGGAGCTGGAGTTTCCAAACACGATGACGGACATCGACTACGACACCTGGATGTTAAG TGGAACGGCCATCATGCAGGACGGCAACACGATGCGCAACAACTACGGCTGCGATCTGGACTCCCTGACCACGGGCTCACGGATCGGCATGATGCGCTCGGCCACCGGCGACCTCCACTATTACATCAACGGAGTGGACCAAGGCGTCGCCTGCTCCGGTCTGCCACCAG AAGTGTTCGCTGTGGTCGACCTGTACGGTCAgtgtgtccaggtgtccatCACCAGCTCCTCAGGTCCACTGGACAACAGCCTCTGTACCAGCAACATCACTGAGAAGAGCTTCCCCATCCACTCGCCAG TAGCAGGCGTCGCCCATCGGCTCCACAACAAGCACGGTAAGAACGTGGTGCTGCTCGGCGACGGCTGCCAGGCCGTCAGAGTCGGGGGTTACGCTCACGGCATCGTGTTCAGCGCCAAAGAACTCAAAGCGGATGAGCTGTTTGAG GTGAGGATCGACGAAGTGGATGAGCAGTGGTGCGGTTCGCTGCACGTCGGCCTGACCACGCTGGCGCCTCCCGAGCTGCCGTCCTGCCCGCTGTCGggcctctccccctccctcccgcaGCTCCGCGCCAAGGTCACCTGGCTGCTCTGCGGCTCCGAGGTGCGCCGCAACGGCGTGCTGCAGCGCCAGAACTACGGCTGCTCGCTGGACCGGCTGACG GTTGGAAACCGCGTGGGTGTGAAGAGGTGCAACGATGACACCATGCACATCTTCATTGACGGAGAGGACATGGGACCTGCTGCTACGGCCGTAGCCAAG AACGTCTACGCCGTCCTGGACCTTTACGGGCGGATAACGGCCGTGTCCATCGTCAGCTCCTCGCTGATGGAGGACATGGAGAGCGTCAAGGCGCCGTCGCTGTCCTCGGACAGCTGCAGCGAAGGGGAGGAGGACAGCACCCCCGTCAGGGAG GTTGAGAGCGAGCCGTGCGCGCTGGTTCCTACGGTCATGGCGTTCCTGGAGAACCACGGCAAAAACATCCAGTTGTCCAACCAGAACCTGACGGCGGCCAGAGTGTCGAGCTACAACCAGGGCCTGCTGGTCACCGCCCAGCCGCTGGCTCGTCAGCAGCTGTTCCAG TTTCAGATCGACCGTCTCAACCCGTCGTGGACGTCGTCGTTGTCGTTAGGGGTGATCGGCCACTCCCCCGACCGCCTCAACTTCCCCTCCACGGCGTGCTGTCTGAAACGCTCCGCCTGGCTGCTGCAGCGGGACTCCGTCTTCCATAACTCCCTAAAG ATATGTGAGAACTACGGCCCCAACCTGGACACGTGTCCGGAGGGGACGGTGTTGGGTCTGCTGGTGGACGCCAACAGTTGTCTCCACCTCTACGTCAACGGCATGGACCAGGGAGTGGCAGCGCAGGACATCCCCTCCCCCTGCTACCCCTTCATCGACCTCTACGGCCAGTGTGAACAG GTTACTATAGTAACAAACAACGTGCCAGCTGACGGCGGAGAGAGCGGTGAGAGCCGCTGTCAGGCCGACATGGAGAAGGCAGACATGGTTGACG GAATCAAAGAGAGTGTGTGCTGGACGCCCCCTCCGGAGGTCAACCCCAACAAGACCTGCGAGTACCAGGCTCTGTGCTCGCGCTTCAAGGACCTGCTCACGCTGCCGG ATGGTTACTTCAACGAAGATGCAAAGTACAACCTGTGCTACTGTGAGTCCTGCCACAAGCTCCGGGGCGACGAGGCGTACTACAAGAGAGGAGAGCCGCCCCGGGACTACGCCCTGCCCTTCGGATGGTGCCGCTTCGCACTCAG GATCAAGCCCCACTGTGAGGTTTCTAATGCACTGAAGAAGTGGCACATCGCGTACCACGGCACCAGCGTAGGAGCCCTGCGACGCACGCTGGACCACAGCCAGCTGCTCCCCG GGTCGTCGTCCATCTTTTCAGTGTCTCCCGTGAAGGACGAGGGGCCCAATGACTACAGCGAGCCGGAGGAGAACAGCGCCCCCGGCAGGGAGGTTCCCAGAGTGCGTCTCTCTCCGACCATGCGCTACTCTGGTCTGGAGATCTTTGCTCCTAAAGTGCA ATTTCGGGACCCCCGCTCTCACCGCTGCCACCAGGCTCAGGTGGGtttccaggtgtgtgtgcgtcccGGCTCCTACAAGGTCGGACCTCAGACGCTCGGACAGAGCGAGTCCCTGGATCCTCGCTTCAGCAACTCGGAGATCGAGTGGATCACCAAGGAGCAGGCCGGCACACTCCTCTACGGGCTGCTCATCCGGGTCGAATGA